The following proteins are co-located in the Salvelinus namaycush isolate Seneca chromosome 33, SaNama_1.0, whole genome shotgun sequence genome:
- the cd226 gene encoding CD226 antigen isoform X3: MEAVQKDHWYFMVLLIFLSSLKVSVQQRDGVTTVKLKEGMVLECVCPWEGNLSMVSWTKLIRFEKAPVAVYHPEYGVSISQYYQTRIQFRKTIPMDGSITISKVTQEDAGLYHCSVQTFPKGSWARDIRVEVEDTVEEDDAGSEADGDTNIHTREPEPEVIQADTELIAERSDNLTISCNHEHNGTVYDVTVEKLDHGSASGVGIMAKCRLENGGLFGVDYTHRGIVNCSDRLDTRLQLNDVGEEDGGLYRCLFNTDAGVQTTTVLLTVLSPVEFSLSEYLIYIGGGVSGLLLLLSVIVILVVWQRKKKMRAKYITKLHPAQRQLRIKWRSWE; this comes from the exons ATGGAGGCTGTACAAAAGGACCACTGGTACTTCATGGTACTCCTCATCTTTCTCTCCAGTCTCAAAG TTTCTGTGCAGCAGAGAGATGGTGTTACCACGGTGAAGCTTAAGGAGGGGATGGTTCTAGAGTGTGTGTGTCCTTGGGAAGGGAACCTCAGCATGGTCTCCTGGACCAAACTGATCCGGTTTGAGAAGGCCCCTGTCGCTGTGTATCACCCTGAGTACGGAGTGTCCATCTCCCAGTACTACCAGACCAGGATCCAGTTCCGGAAGACCATTCCCATGGATGGCAGTATCACCATCAGTAAGGTCACCCAGGAGGACGCAGGGCTCTACCACTGCTCTGTTCAAACCTTTCCTAAAGGATCCTGGGCCAGAGACAtaagggtggaggtggaggacaCTGTAGAAGAGGATGATGCAGGTAGTGAAGCAG ATGGAGATACTAACATCCACACCAGAGAACCTGAGCCTGAGGTAATCCAAGCAGACACTGAACTCATCGCAGAGAGGAGCGACAACCTGACTATCAGCTGCAACCACGAACACAACGGGACCGTGTATGATGTCACAGTCGAGAAGCTAGACCATGGTAGCGCCAGTGGCGTGGGCATCATGGCGAAGTGTCGGCTGGAGAATGGTGGTCTGTTTGGAGTAGACTACACACACAGGGGGATAGTGAACTGTTCAGATAGACTGGACACACGTCTGCAGCTCAATGATGTGGGCGAGGAAGATGGAGGGTTATATAGATGTCTCTTCAATACGGACGCTGGGGTACAGACCACCACTGTGCTGCTGACTGTACTTAGCCCAG TTGAATTCAGCCTGTCTGAGTATCTAATCTACATTGGAGGGGGAGTGTCAGGActcctgctgctgctctctgtcaTTGTAATACTGGTTGTGTGGCAAAG aAAGAAGAAGATGAGAGCGAAGTACATAACCAAACTGCATCCAGCTCAGAGACAG CTGAGAATAAAATGGAGGTCTTGGGAATGA
- the cd226 gene encoding CD226 antigen isoform X4 has translation MEAVQKDHWYFMVLLIFLSSLKVSVQQRDGVTTVKLKEGMVLECVCPWEGNLSMVSWTKLIRFEKAPVAVYHPEYGVSISQYYQTRIQFRKTIPMDGSITISKVTQEDAGLYHCSVQTFPKGSWARDIRVEVEDTVEEDDAGSEADGDTNIHTREPEPEVIQADTELIAERSDNLTISCNHEHNGTVYDVTVEKLDHGSASGVGIMAKCRLENGGLFGVDYTHRGIVNCSDRLDTRLQLNDVGEEDGGLYRCLFNTDAGVQTTTVLLTVLSPVEFSLSEYLIYIGGGVSGLLLLLSVIVILVVWQRKKKMRAKYITKLHPAQRQL, from the exons ATGGAGGCTGTACAAAAGGACCACTGGTACTTCATGGTACTCCTCATCTTTCTCTCCAGTCTCAAAG TTTCTGTGCAGCAGAGAGATGGTGTTACCACGGTGAAGCTTAAGGAGGGGATGGTTCTAGAGTGTGTGTGTCCTTGGGAAGGGAACCTCAGCATGGTCTCCTGGACCAAACTGATCCGGTTTGAGAAGGCCCCTGTCGCTGTGTATCACCCTGAGTACGGAGTGTCCATCTCCCAGTACTACCAGACCAGGATCCAGTTCCGGAAGACCATTCCCATGGATGGCAGTATCACCATCAGTAAGGTCACCCAGGAGGACGCAGGGCTCTACCACTGCTCTGTTCAAACCTTTCCTAAAGGATCCTGGGCCAGAGACAtaagggtggaggtggaggacaCTGTAGAAGAGGATGATGCAGGTAGTGAAGCAG ATGGAGATACTAACATCCACACCAGAGAACCTGAGCCTGAGGTAATCCAAGCAGACACTGAACTCATCGCAGAGAGGAGCGACAACCTGACTATCAGCTGCAACCACGAACACAACGGGACCGTGTATGATGTCACAGTCGAGAAGCTAGACCATGGTAGCGCCAGTGGCGTGGGCATCATGGCGAAGTGTCGGCTGGAGAATGGTGGTCTGTTTGGAGTAGACTACACACACAGGGGGATAGTGAACTGTTCAGATAGACTGGACACACGTCTGCAGCTCAATGATGTGGGCGAGGAAGATGGAGGGTTATATAGATGTCTCTTCAATACGGACGCTGGGGTACAGACCACCACTGTGCTGCTGACTGTACTTAGCCCAG TTGAATTCAGCCTGTCTGAGTATCTAATCTACATTGGAGGGGGAGTGTCAGGActcctgctgctgctctctgtcaTTGTAATACTGGTTGTGTGGCAAAG aAAGAAGAAGATGAGAGCGAAGTACATAACCAAACTGCATCCAGCTCAGAGACAG CTGTAG
- the cd226 gene encoding CD226 antigen isoform X2, translating into MEAVQKDHWYFMVLLIFLSSLKVSVQQRDGVTTVKLKEGMVLECVCPWEGNLSMVSWTKLIRFEKAPVAVYHPEYGVSISQYYQTRIQFRKTIPMDGSITISKVTQEDAGLYHCSVQTFPKGSWARDIRVEVEDTVEEDDADGDTNIHTREPEPEVIQADTELIAERSDNLTISCNHEHNGTVYDVTVEKLDHGSASGVGIMAKCRLENGGLFGVDYTHRGIVNCSDRLDTRLQLNDVGEEDGGLYRCLFNTDAGVQTTTVLLTVLSPVEFSLSEYLIYIGGGVSGLLLLLSVIVILVVWQRKKKMRAKYITKLHPAQRQSCNDYENVPVYDRKGTNQRGDSPVYGNIRSHTKRKR; encoded by the exons ATGGAGGCTGTACAAAAGGACCACTGGTACTTCATGGTACTCCTCATCTTTCTCTCCAGTCTCAAAG TTTCTGTGCAGCAGAGAGATGGTGTTACCACGGTGAAGCTTAAGGAGGGGATGGTTCTAGAGTGTGTGTGTCCTTGGGAAGGGAACCTCAGCATGGTCTCCTGGACCAAACTGATCCGGTTTGAGAAGGCCCCTGTCGCTGTGTATCACCCTGAGTACGGAGTGTCCATCTCCCAGTACTACCAGACCAGGATCCAGTTCCGGAAGACCATTCCCATGGATGGCAGTATCACCATCAGTAAGGTCACCCAGGAGGACGCAGGGCTCTACCACTGCTCTGTTCAAACCTTTCCTAAAGGATCCTGGGCCAGAGACAtaagggtggaggtggaggacaCTGTAGAAGAGGATGATGCAG ATGGAGATACTAACATCCACACCAGAGAACCTGAGCCTGAGGTAATCCAAGCAGACACTGAACTCATCGCAGAGAGGAGCGACAACCTGACTATCAGCTGCAACCACGAACACAACGGGACCGTGTATGATGTCACAGTCGAGAAGCTAGACCATGGTAGCGCCAGTGGCGTGGGCATCATGGCGAAGTGTCGGCTGGAGAATGGTGGTCTGTTTGGAGTAGACTACACACACAGGGGGATAGTGAACTGTTCAGATAGACTGGACACACGTCTGCAGCTCAATGATGTGGGCGAGGAAGATGGAGGGTTATATAGATGTCTCTTCAATACGGACGCTGGGGTACAGACCACCACTGTGCTGCTGACTGTACTTAGCCCAG TTGAATTCAGCCTGTCTGAGTATCTAATCTACATTGGAGGGGGAGTGTCAGGActcctgctgctgctctctgtcaTTGTAATACTGGTTGTGTGGCAAAG aAAGAAGAAGATGAGAGCGAAGTACATAACCAAACTGCATCCAGCTCAGAGACAG TCCTGCAACGACTATGAGAACGTTCCTGTGTATGACAGGAAGGGGACCAATCAGAGAGGAGATAGCCCAGTGTACGGCAACATACGTTCACACACTAAAAGGAAGAGATAG
- the cd226 gene encoding CD226 antigen isoform X1, giving the protein MEAVQKDHWYFMVLLIFLSSLKVSVQQRDGVTTVKLKEGMVLECVCPWEGNLSMVSWTKLIRFEKAPVAVYHPEYGVSISQYYQTRIQFRKTIPMDGSITISKVTQEDAGLYHCSVQTFPKGSWARDIRVEVEDTVEEDDAGSEADGDTNIHTREPEPEVIQADTELIAERSDNLTISCNHEHNGTVYDVTVEKLDHGSASGVGIMAKCRLENGGLFGVDYTHRGIVNCSDRLDTRLQLNDVGEEDGGLYRCLFNTDAGVQTTTVLLTVLSPVEFSLSEYLIYIGGGVSGLLLLLSVIVILVVWQRKKKMRAKYITKLHPAQRQSCNDYENVPVYDRKGTNQRGDSPVYGNIRSHTKRKR; this is encoded by the exons ATGGAGGCTGTACAAAAGGACCACTGGTACTTCATGGTACTCCTCATCTTTCTCTCCAGTCTCAAAG TTTCTGTGCAGCAGAGAGATGGTGTTACCACGGTGAAGCTTAAGGAGGGGATGGTTCTAGAGTGTGTGTGTCCTTGGGAAGGGAACCTCAGCATGGTCTCCTGGACCAAACTGATCCGGTTTGAGAAGGCCCCTGTCGCTGTGTATCACCCTGAGTACGGAGTGTCCATCTCCCAGTACTACCAGACCAGGATCCAGTTCCGGAAGACCATTCCCATGGATGGCAGTATCACCATCAGTAAGGTCACCCAGGAGGACGCAGGGCTCTACCACTGCTCTGTTCAAACCTTTCCTAAAGGATCCTGGGCCAGAGACAtaagggtggaggtggaggacaCTGTAGAAGAGGATGATGCAGGTAGTGAAGCAG ATGGAGATACTAACATCCACACCAGAGAACCTGAGCCTGAGGTAATCCAAGCAGACACTGAACTCATCGCAGAGAGGAGCGACAACCTGACTATCAGCTGCAACCACGAACACAACGGGACCGTGTATGATGTCACAGTCGAGAAGCTAGACCATGGTAGCGCCAGTGGCGTGGGCATCATGGCGAAGTGTCGGCTGGAGAATGGTGGTCTGTTTGGAGTAGACTACACACACAGGGGGATAGTGAACTGTTCAGATAGACTGGACACACGTCTGCAGCTCAATGATGTGGGCGAGGAAGATGGAGGGTTATATAGATGTCTCTTCAATACGGACGCTGGGGTACAGACCACCACTGTGCTGCTGACTGTACTTAGCCCAG TTGAATTCAGCCTGTCTGAGTATCTAATCTACATTGGAGGGGGAGTGTCAGGActcctgctgctgctctctgtcaTTGTAATACTGGTTGTGTGGCAAAG aAAGAAGAAGATGAGAGCGAAGTACATAACCAAACTGCATCCAGCTCAGAGACAG TCCTGCAACGACTATGAGAACGTTCCTGTGTATGACAGGAAGGGGACCAATCAGAGAGGAGATAGCCCAGTGTACGGCAACATACGTTCACACACTAAAAGGAAGAGATAG